The bacterium genome has a segment encoding these proteins:
- a CDS encoding CsgG/HfaB family protein, translating into MDLPKLISSLVILLFGFVTLNVGQTTSQPVLPKIAVLDFEAIGGSIDTTLGRGVAEILLSALTKSEKYQVVERQQLAKVLKEQKLQMTDLIDPKSAVEIGKILGVETIVAGSIVKMGRTYTITPRFIEVKTATVKKSENLT; encoded by the coding sequence ATGGACTTACCGAAATTAATTTCAAGTTTGGTTATTTTGCTTTTTGGTTTTGTTACTTTAAATGTTGGACAAACTACTTCGCAACCGGTACTCCCGAAAATTGCGGTACTCGATTTTGAAGCTATCGGCGGAAGTATCGATACTACTCTCGGTCGAGGAGTAGCTGAAATTCTACTATCGGCATTAACGAAATCGGAAAAATATCAGGTGGTTGAACGCCAGCAATTAGCTAAAGTATTAAAAGAGCAGAAACTGCAGATGACTGATTTAATTGACCCGAAAAGCGCGGTTGAAATCGGGAAAATCCTCGGGGTTGAAACCATTGTTGCCGGGTCGATTGTTAAAATGGGCAGAACCTATACGATAACCCCACGGTTTATTGAGGTTAAAACCGCGACGGTTAAAAAGAGCGAAAATCTGACTTG